One part of the Apus apus isolate bApuApu2 chromosome 11, bApuApu2.pri.cur, whole genome shotgun sequence genome encodes these proteins:
- the LOC127389370 gene encoding dual specificity protein kinase CLK1-like has protein sequence CKERTPKHPDIKVGDFGSTTRDHEHHSTVVTTRPYRAPEVILALGWSQPCDVWSIGCILLEYYLGSPIFPVNEEKEHLAMMERILGPLPSDMVKKTRKRGYFHHDRVDWDERSSAGRYVSWWCKPLKAFMTSYSDDHENFFDLVEKMLHYDPAERITLGEALKHPFFFPLRREKRVLPPGAGEADPGVLPPKKRRKYRMFVG, from the exons TGTAAAGAGCGCACACCCAAACATCCCGACATCAAGGTTGGGGACTTCGGGAGCACCACACGTGACCACGAACATCACAGCACGGTGGTGACCACGAGACCGTACCGAGCTCCCGAAGTGATCCTAG ccctgggatggTCACAGCCCTGCGATGTCTGGAGCATAGGATGTATTCTCCTGGAGTATTACCTGGGATCCCCAATCTTTCCG GTCAATGAAGAGAAAGAACACCTGGCAATGATGGAGCGAATCCTGGGGCCTTTGCCAAGTGACATGGTAAAGAAAACCAG GAAACGCGGATATTTCCATCATGACCGGGTGGATTGGGACGAACGTAGCTCTGCTGGGAGATACGTGTCCTGGTGGTGTAAACCCCTGAAG GCATTCATGACCAGCTATAGTGACGACCATGAGAACTTTTTTGACCTGGTTGAAAAGATGCTCCATTACGACCCAGCAGAGCGAATTACTCTGGGAGAAGCCCTGAAACaccctttcttcttccccctgAGACGGGAAAAAAGGGTGCTgcctcctggagctggggaggctgACCCAGGAGTCCTTCCCCCAAAGAAGCGTAGAAAGTATCGCATGTTTGTTGGATAG